Proteins from a genomic interval of Lolium perenne isolate Kyuss_39 chromosome 1, Kyuss_2.0, whole genome shotgun sequence:
- the LOC127316179 gene encoding putative F-box/FBD/LRR-repeat protein At5g44950 isoform X2, which translates to MEAAVAALEAAAEKTAGAASAAKEAALAASAAATEAAGAATAAKETAVAASAAATEAAGAATAAKEAAMAALAAAEQAAATSSAAKEAAVAAEAAAAATARELAAAMRYSKKRRFHQIDDGGSRGDNRDDRGNLDLISALPNDILGSIITLLPTEDGARTQAVSRRWLPLWRSAPLNLADDFIGSVSSSKGMALVSKILSGHRGPARRLSLKLFPVINGWLHSQALDSLEELDLANLMDMPLSVFRFAPTLRFARFSRCGLPNSISTLRLNFPCLKQLTLHGIPIMEDALHNLLSGCTALESLELTYFSGIGAICISSQTLRSLAFCSNPGWNSLELVIKDAPSLERLLPLYPDWGRVTIEKMISVSLTTKIDTMKVLVLDSIGPNLDAVVDFLKCFPCLVRLYIISHPKKDMNNARKYDRLDPIECLELHLKKVVLMNYDGSKRPSVEFAKFFVLNSKLLKEMEIEVLNNRNDKWMANQRKQLCVDNRASRDARIELKIGTKKSGLPKMDTHDLSMADPFESGAFC; encoded by the exons ATGGAGGCCGCGGTGGCGGCACTGGAGGCGGCCGCGGAGAAGACCGCTGGAGCGGCGTCGGCCGCGAAAGAGGCTGCCCTGGCGGCCTCAGCTGCTGCGACGGAGGCTGCTGGGGCGGCCACGGCTGCGAAGGAGACCGCGGTGGCGGCCTCGGCCGCTGCGACGGAGGCCGCAGGGGCGGCCACGGCTGCGAAGGAGGCCGCGATGGCGGCCTTGGCCGCCGCTGAGCAGGCGGCGGCGACATCATCAGCAGCGAAAGAGGCTGCGGTAGCGGCGGAGGCTGCTGCAGCGGCGACCGCGAGGGAGCTGGCAGCGGCGATGCGCTATTCTAAGAAGCGTAGATTCCATCAGATCGACGACGGAGGGAGTCGCGGCGACAACCGCGATGACAGGGGAAACCTCGATCTCATCAGCGCCCTCCCCAACGACATCCTCGGCAGCATCATCACCCTCCTCCCCACCGAGGACGGCGCCCGCACACAGGCCGTCTCTCGCCGGTGGCTTCCCCTCTGGCGCTCGGCGCCACTTAATCTTGCGGATGATTTTATCGGCTCGGTCTCGAGCAGCAAGGGCATGGCCTTGGTCTCAAAGATCCTCTCTGGGCACCGTGGCCCTGCCCGCCGCTTGTCGCTCAAGTTGTTCCCCGTGATTAACGGTTGGCTTCACTCTCAAGCCCTCGACAGCCTAGAGGAGCTCGATCTCGCCAACCTCATGGACATGCCGCTGTCTGTGTTCCGTTTCGCTCCCACGCTCCGCTTCGCCAGATTCAGCCGTTGCGGTTTGCCCAATTCGATTTCAACGCTGCGTCTGAATTTCCCGTGCCTCAAGCAGCTCACCCTGCACGGGATCCCCATTATGGAGGATGCTCTCCACAACTTGCTCTCTGGATGCACTGCCTTGGAAAGCCTTGAGCTGACGTATTTTTCTGGCATAGGTGCCATCTGCATCAGCTCCCAAACTCTTAGGAGCTTAGCCTTCTGCAGTAATCCCGGGTGGAATAGTTTGGAGCTAGTAATCAAGGACGCCCCTTCTCTAGAAAGATTGCTACCGCTATATCCAGACTGGGGTCGAGTGACCATCGAG AAAATGATTTCTGTCAGCTTAACAACCAAAATTGACACCATGAAGGTTTTGGTTCTCGACTCTATTGGGCCTAATCTGGATGCTGTTGTTGACTTCCTCAAGTGCTTCCCCTGCTTGGTGAGGCTGTATATCATT TCACACCCAAAAAAGGATATGAATAATGCAAGGAAGTATGACCGGTTGGATCCAATTGAGTGCCTTGAGCTCCATCTAAAGAAAGTGGTGTTAATGAATTACGATGGCAGCAAGAGGCCATCTGTTGAATTTGCCAAGTTCTTTGTTCTGAATAGTAAGTTGCTAAAAGAGATGGAAATCGAAGTTCTTAACAACCGAAACGACAAATGGATGGCTAATCAACGCAAGCAGCTATGTGTGGATAATAGAGCTTCTCGAGATGCTCGAATTGAACTGAAAATCGGTACCAAGAAATCTGGCTTACCCAAGATGGATACCCATGATTTGTCAATGGCTGATCCCTTTGAAAGCGGAGCCTTTTGTTGA
- the LOC127316179 gene encoding FBD-associated F-box protein At1g66310-like isoform X3: MEAAVAALEAAAEKTAGAASAAKEAALAASAAATEAAGAATAAKETAVAASAAATEAAGAATAAKEAAMAALAAAEQAAATSSAAKEAAVAAEAAAAATARELAAAMRYSKKRRFHQIDDGGSRGDNRDDRGNLDLISALPNDILGSIITLLPTEDGARTQAVSRRWLPLWRSAPLNLADDFIGSVSSSKGMALVSKILSGHRGPARRLSLKLFPVINGWLHSQALDSLEELDLANLMDMPLSVFRFAPTLRFARFSRCGLPNSISTLRLNFPCLKQLTLHGIPIMEDALHNLLSGCTALESLELTYFSGIGAICISSQTLRSLAFCSNPGWNSLELVIKDAPSLERLLPLYPDWGRVTIEVIRAPKLEVLGLVSKGLSKFQFGTTIFEKMISVSLTTKIDTMKVLVLDSIGPNLDAVVDFLKCFPCLVRLYIISHPKKDMNNARKYDRLDPIECLELHLKKVVLMNYDGSKRPSVEFAKFFVLNSKLLKEMEIEVLNNRNDKWMANQRKQLCVDNRASRDARIELKIGTKKSGLPKMDTHDLSMADPFESGAFC, from the exons ATGGAGGCCGCGGTGGCGGCACTGGAGGCGGCCGCGGAGAAGACCGCTGGAGCGGCGTCGGCCGCGAAAGAGGCTGCCCTGGCGGCCTCAGCTGCTGCGACGGAGGCTGCTGGGGCGGCCACGGCTGCGAAGGAGACCGCGGTGGCGGCCTCGGCCGCTGCGACGGAGGCCGCAGGGGCGGCCACGGCTGCGAAGGAGGCCGCGATGGCGGCCTTGGCCGCCGCTGAGCAGGCGGCGGCGACATCATCAGCAGCGAAAGAGGCTGCGGTAGCGGCGGAGGCTGCTGCAGCGGCGACCGCGAGGGAGCTGGCAGCGGCGATGCGCTATTCTAAGAAGCGTAGATTCCATCAGATCGACGACGGAGGGAGTCGCGGCGACAACCGCGATGACAGGGGAAACCTCGATCTCATCAGCGCCCTCCCCAACGACATCCTCGGCAGCATCATCACCCTCCTCCCCACCGAGGACGGCGCCCGCACACAGGCCGTCTCTCGCCGGTGGCTTCCCCTCTGGCGCTCGGCGCCACTTAATCTTGCGGATGATTTTATCGGCTCGGTCTCGAGCAGCAAGGGCATGGCCTTGGTCTCAAAGATCCTCTCTGGGCACCGTGGCCCTGCCCGCCGCTTGTCGCTCAAGTTGTTCCCCGTGATTAACGGTTGGCTTCACTCTCAAGCCCTCGACAGCCTAGAGGAGCTCGATCTCGCCAACCTCATGGACATGCCGCTGTCTGTGTTCCGTTTCGCTCCCACGCTCCGCTTCGCCAGATTCAGCCGTTGCGGTTTGCCCAATTCGATTTCAACGCTGCGTCTGAATTTCCCGTGCCTCAAGCAGCTCACCCTGCACGGGATCCCCATTATGGAGGATGCTCTCCACAACTTGCTCTCTGGATGCACTGCCTTGGAAAGCCTTGAGCTGACGTATTTTTCTGGCATAGGTGCCATCTGCATCAGCTCCCAAACTCTTAGGAGCTTAGCCTTCTGCAGTAATCCCGGGTGGAATAGTTTGGAGCTAGTAATCAAGGACGCCCCTTCTCTAGAAAGATTGCTACCGCTATATCCAGACTGGGGTCGAGTGACCATCGAGGTAATCCGAGCACCTAAACTGGAGGTATTGGGTTTGGTATCTAAAGGGTTATCCAAATTCCAGTTTGGAACAACGATTTTTGAG AAAATGATTTCTGTCAGCTTAACAACCAAAATTGACACCATGAAGGTTTTGGTTCTCGACTCTATTGGGCCTAATCTGGATGCTGTTGTTGACTTCCTCAAGTGCTTCCCCTGCTTGGTGAGGCTGTATATCATT TCACACCCAAAAAAGGATATGAATAATGCAAGGAAGTATGACCGGTTGGATCCAATTGAGTGCCTTGAGCTCCATCTAAAGAAAGTGGTGTTAATGAATTACGATGGCAGCAAGAGGCCATCTGTTGAATTTGCCAAGTTCTTTGTTCTGAATAGTAAGTTGCTAAAAGAGATGGAAATCGAAGTTCTTAACAACCGAAACGACAAATGGATGGCTAATCAACGCAAGCAGCTATGTGTGGATAATAGAGCTTCTCGAGATGCTCGAATTGAACTGAAAATCGGTACCAAGAAATCTGGCTTACCCAAGATGGATACCCATGATTTGTCAATGGCTGATCCCTTTGAAAGCGGAGCCTTTTGTTGA
- the LOC127316179 gene encoding FBD-associated F-box protein At1g66310-like isoform X1: protein MEAAVAALEAAAEKTAGAASAAKEAALAASAAATEAAGAATAAKETAVAASAAATEAAGAATAAKEAAMAALAAAEQAAATSSAAKEAAVAAEAAAAATARELAAAMRYSKKRRFHQIDDRGNLDLISALPNDILGSIITLLPTEDGARTQAVSRRWLPLWRSAPLNLADDFIGSVSSSKGMALVSKILSGHRGPARRLSLKLFPVINGWLHSQALDSLEELDLANLMDMPLSVFRFAPTLRFARFSRCGLPNSISTLRLNFPCLKQLTLHGIPIMEDALHNLLSGCTALESLELTYFSGIGAICISSQTLRSLAFCSNPGWNSLELVIKDAPSLERLLPLYPDWGRVTIEVIRAPKLEVLGLVSKGLSKFQFGTTIFEKMISVSLTTKIDTMKVLVLDSIGPNLDAVVDFLKCFPCLVRLYIISHPKKDMNNARKYDRLDPIECLELHLKKVVLMNYDGSKRPSVEFAKFFVLNSKLLKEMEIEVLNNRNDKWMANQRKQLCVDNRASRDARIELKIGTKKSGLPKMDTHDLSMADPFESGAFC from the exons ATGGAGGCCGCGGTGGCGGCACTGGAGGCGGCCGCGGAGAAGACCGCTGGAGCGGCGTCGGCCGCGAAAGAGGCTGCCCTGGCGGCCTCAGCTGCTGCGACGGAGGCTGCTGGGGCGGCCACGGCTGCGAAGGAGACCGCGGTGGCGGCCTCGGCCGCTGCGACGGAGGCCGCAGGGGCGGCCACGGCTGCGAAGGAGGCCGCGATGGCGGCCTTGGCCGCCGCTGAGCAGGCGGCGGCGACATCATCAGCAGCGAAAGAGGCTGCGGTAGCGGCGGAGGCTGCTGCAGCGGCGACCGCGAGGGAGCTGGCAGCGGCGATGCGCTATTCTAAGAAGCGTAGATTCCATCAGATCGA TGACAGGGGAAACCTCGATCTCATCAGCGCCCTCCCCAACGACATCCTCGGCAGCATCATCACCCTCCTCCCCACCGAGGACGGCGCCCGCACACAGGCCGTCTCTCGCCGGTGGCTTCCCCTCTGGCGCTCGGCGCCACTTAATCTTGCGGATGATTTTATCGGCTCGGTCTCGAGCAGCAAGGGCATGGCCTTGGTCTCAAAGATCCTCTCTGGGCACCGTGGCCCTGCCCGCCGCTTGTCGCTCAAGTTGTTCCCCGTGATTAACGGTTGGCTTCACTCTCAAGCCCTCGACAGCCTAGAGGAGCTCGATCTCGCCAACCTCATGGACATGCCGCTGTCTGTGTTCCGTTTCGCTCCCACGCTCCGCTTCGCCAGATTCAGCCGTTGCGGTTTGCCCAATTCGATTTCAACGCTGCGTCTGAATTTCCCGTGCCTCAAGCAGCTCACCCTGCACGGGATCCCCATTATGGAGGATGCTCTCCACAACTTGCTCTCTGGATGCACTGCCTTGGAAAGCCTTGAGCTGACGTATTTTTCTGGCATAGGTGCCATCTGCATCAGCTCCCAAACTCTTAGGAGCTTAGCCTTCTGCAGTAATCCCGGGTGGAATAGTTTGGAGCTAGTAATCAAGGACGCCCCTTCTCTAGAAAGATTGCTACCGCTATATCCAGACTGGGGTCGAGTGACCATCGAGGTAATCCGAGCACCTAAACTGGAGGTATTGGGTTTGGTATCTAAAGGGTTATCCAAATTCCAGTTTGGAACAACGATTTTTGAG AAAATGATTTCTGTCAGCTTAACAACCAAAATTGACACCATGAAGGTTTTGGTTCTCGACTCTATTGGGCCTAATCTGGATGCTGTTGTTGACTTCCTCAAGTGCTTCCCCTGCTTGGTGAGGCTGTATATCATT TCACACCCAAAAAAGGATATGAATAATGCAAGGAAGTATGACCGGTTGGATCCAATTGAGTGCCTTGAGCTCCATCTAAAGAAAGTGGTGTTAATGAATTACGATGGCAGCAAGAGGCCATCTGTTGAATTTGCCAAGTTCTTTGTTCTGAATAGTAAGTTGCTAAAAGAGATGGAAATCGAAGTTCTTAACAACCGAAACGACAAATGGATGGCTAATCAACGCAAGCAGCTATGTGTGGATAATAGAGCTTCTCGAGATGCTCGAATTGAACTGAAAATCGGTACCAAGAAATCTGGCTTACCCAAGATGGATACCCATGATTTGTCAATGGCTGATCCCTTTGAAAGCGGAGCCTTTTGTTGA